TGTAATCAAAGTTTTCAAAAGTCCTTGCTAGCTTCTTGCTAAATGCTCCTTCTCTATTTTGAAACTTTTTCAATTCAATGTTGGCAGCTTGATCTTGCTTGTCCTCGTCATGATAATAAAATTGCTCAACACAAGCTATAAATGCTTCATTCATTTTGGGCTCATCAAAGATTGATGGGTTAGTAAAGCTATAGTGTGGATTGAGCAAATAAGCTGTCAAATGCAATGGAGAATCAAGTCttcccttcatcttcttctcaatAACAGCTAGTACATCCTTGAATTGAGTCTCATTATTGCCAAAGACCTCTTTGATCTCTCTCTTTGCCTTTAGTAGTTCTCCATAAATGAAACCCATGGATGCCTTCACATCCCCATCAGCCAAACGGAGGACTTTGAACAATGGCTCAAAAACAGCCAATATTAGCTTCACTTCCTTCCAAAAGGTTGGACTCAATATAGTTGCTGTggtatcttttcctttctttgatTTCACATCCTTCAATGAGTCCCACCTAGTATGAACCACCATTTTTCTtagctggtccttcttctctaGCATGCTGTTCAAAGTGAGAAAGTTTGAAGCAAACCTAGTCACTCCTGCCCTCACTACCTCTTTCCCCTCCGTGAAGTATCTCAAGCAGTTCAATGTTCTTGTGTGGCCATAAACAAATATGGTAAATGCCTTTGCTTGGTCAATCACTTTCTTGAACCGAGGCATGTTGCCAATTCCTTGGAGCATCAAGTTGAttgtgtgagctgcacaagatgTCCAAAATATCTGTGGTCTCTTCTCAAGCAATAGCTTCTTTGCTCCCATGTTGTTGGAGGCATTGTCGGTCACTACTTGCACTACATTTTCTGGACCCAAGTCATCAATTGCTTTGTCCACTAGTTCAAAGATGACTTCACTTGTGTGTGACACATCTGACATCTCTTTTGAGCTGATGAATTCAGTTCCTTCAGCACAATTAGTGCACAGATTCATTATACTTCTCTTCCTATCTGACCAAGCATCGGTCATAACAGAGCACCCATTTTTCAACTTCTCAGCTTGACGTTCCTGCATCAAACTCTTGGTTCTTGCATATTCTTGTTCCAGCAATTTCTCTCGCAGTAAATCATCACTTGGAGGCTGAAATCCAGGTCCAAACTGTCCAATTGCTTCACACATTTGCTTGAAGTCATCATTGTCACATGCATTGAAAGGTATTGCTGCAAATGTATAAAAAAAGAAGCCAAATTTGTGTTCAGTACAGGAATAACAACAGCTAATGAATTTTAAAATGCAAATACAGATTAGTATAGTAGTAATTTACCATGATTATAGACCCATCTTGCAATATACTTGTACACCTCATTTGATCTTTCTTTCCAAAGTTCTTTGTTCAGCTGCTGTTGCTTTAAAGACTCAGTCTTGCTAGCTGTAGGATCAATAGCACGTGTCCATTTGTCAATAGGTCCTAATTTGTGAGGCTGTGAACTACCAACACATGTGACTTCCTCTGACTCTCCAACACTAGACACATCCACTTCCGCTCTAAGTTCTAGCTCACGGACAGtcttctcctccctcttcctttTTGCATCTTCTAGTGCTTTCTTGCACTTTGCTTTAGCCTCCGAAGCCTGTTGTGTTCTAGCTGGACATTTAGTCACATTCTTTCCTTCATGAGCCAAATGCTGCTTCAGCCTATAAATCCCTCCCCTCATCTCCTTATTACAAAGGTTGCACCTGACCTTGTCCTTGTTGTTAGCATCAACAAGAACACCATACTCCCATCCAACATCATCTGAGTTCCTTTTCAACAGATTCACTGCCTCAGTGCTGGCTCCATGAACTTGTTCATTCTCTGATGTCGGCATCCTACAGTTAGGCAATGGGCATGCACTGAAATAACTCAAATAAGTGATTCATTCATCATTCAGAGCAGTTTCAAATCACAAAAACACCACAATTAAGCCTCTGTCACATCCACTTGAGTTATTTCTGAACTAGCCTGTGCCATTGGGGATCAAGCTCTAGTATACTCACAGAAAATCTTGGTAGAGACAGATGGTTTAACAACAGCTCTGTTATTGCCATCTGCCCCAGTTTGGGGATCACTCTGATATTTTGCATTGGGCTAGTAATACTACTACATCAAAGTTTTGCAGTCACAAAGGTACGTTATCTAATTAACCTGATATATATGACTTCGTGTTTTTCAATTGTTCAATATAACAAGATGGCATGTTGTGTAGGATGTTTGGATTTGTTGTGCCATTTTCGGTTCCCTTTATGTGGTAACTGCTGTCAGCctaggagcaggggaggggactGACCTTGGAGCAGGATGAGGCCGTCAGCGGTGAGGACCTTGCAGACTTGGAGGCTGGAGCAGTGCAGCGCAGCAGCGGGGAGGAGGTTCGAGGAGCAGTGCGGCCGGCGGAGCTTCCCAGGCTtggaggagcagcgccggcgggTGGACCTTCAGGCGGGGAGGAGAAGAGCCAGCGGGTGGACCTTCAGGCGGGGAGGAGAAGAGCCGGCGGGTGGACCTTCAGGCGGGGAGGAGCAGAGCCGGCACGGGAGGGGAAAGCAGAGGAGCAGGGGGAGCAGCCGGCGGTGGAAGGGAGAGGAGCAGCTAGCGCCGTCGGGGAAGAGGAGCTTCCAGGCGGCGAGTCGCGGCCGTCGTTCTCGGTTCTTCTCTCCCCCTTATCAGCTCGATTTCGCGCGCGCGCCGGGCCGCCCCATCTGCTTCCGCGCGGGAAATCGAGCGCGCTCGCGCCGCGGGGCCAAATTTTTCGCGGGAATCGGCAGCGCTTCCGCCTCGGCGCCGCCTCgtgcgcctccgcgccgcctccgctccgcctccgctccgcctaatcgccgcctcgctccgcctAGCTCCGCCTCGCGCCCAGACTGCCGCCTGCCCCCCTAGGCCAGGCGATGGCCGTCGACTAGCGACTAATCGCGCCTGGGCGCCGTCTAATCGACGCCTAGCGGAACAGGGGCGAGCAGCcacaggcgcggcgcggctcgctcgCCGTAGGGGAAATGTTGGTCCAGTGATAAAGcccccctctcccccactctaacacctgggttttagggtcggagtggctagaGGGGGTGGTCTAAGTGAAAGGATAGCGCTGGTTAATTCCTGGAATAAGTCTAGGAAAATGTGATCACCTGTGCCAAGTTGAGAATTGAACCCAGGCATTCAAATTCGACCAAAAGAAGACCAGCCAAGCTACGCTCATTTCGCATATGGATAGATCAATTCCACTCACCACATTTCACATGTACACATATTCAATGGTGTAATCATTTAGTCATTTACATTTTGAATCTTCATGGAGAAACCAACTTCATACTATAAACATGCAAAAATGGGAACGAACGTGATATAGATGAGGCTGAGGTGGGCCTATTCGGAAAGCAGAAGCAGATGGCAAAAGAATCATGCGCCGAGGTCGTCCTAGAACCGGAGCTCTCCAATGCCCTGGCTACCCGAGCTAGCCCTCCTGCCGTGCTCTCCATCCACCGGGTTCCTAGCTGCCCTAGCTCATCGGGGATCTGAGCCGCGGTGTCAGAGCCCACTCTAGTGGCCACCCGAGCTTGCCCTCTAACCATGCCTACCACAGCTCGCCCGCACCCTGGCTGCCCACGGCCATGATCGTGCGCCAAAggagatggagagaagacattgttCAATTGGGTTCAGCTAGTTTCTTCGTTTTGTGCGGACGGGACTGACTCGGATATCAAGGGAATGAACCCAACCCCTCTGGTTTTTAGAACCAAACGCCTCTAAAATTGGGTCTGACCCAACCCAGTTAGAACCTAAAGTGAAATACATGCTTGGTTTCATACCAATGGAATGCTGAATGGTCATCATGTTGTAGCAACCAGATATTTCTTGACCTTACTGTTACACACTGATGATATTATCCAATATACAACACAAGAGCCTTTTTACCATCCTTGGAAACACAAGTAATAATTATAAGTTGGGGTGGTACCGAGATTTAGTGGCACAGGTATATGATGTACATTCCAGTTATGATTTGGTACATCATGGGAACCTAAAAATGGCTCACAATGCAAAATAATATTTGTAGGTCACTACAATGGGAGATAATGTAATATCAAAAGCTTACATTATACTAATGGCCTGGAGTATATGGACAGTGAGGAATGATCAGATCTCCAATCACATTTCTCCAACCTTGAGGCAGTAAAGGCCAAATTCATCTATGAGTTTGCCATGCTTATGCACAGAGCAAAgcccgttgctttccagatttACCACCTGGCTAGAATCATTTATGCAATATAGTCTTCtcatctccttttcttttcttttcttttcttttgttgtttttcACTTCTCTGTACTCTTCTTCTTTTAATATATTAGTCAGCACTCAGCACGGGCTTGCCCCTTCTGTTGCTTCCAACAAAAAAGCGCTTAGAATTAGGTAAATAATTTATATGCAGTGGAAATCACCAAAGTTTAGTTAATGGTGTAACATGGTCTTGTTTGTGCTACAGAAAAAAATTGTCCTCATTGAGGAAATATTTAGAGGCTATGTATGTTGTTCACGCAATTGCTGTTGTTTGATTAAGCATATTGTCTGTCCTTAGTTGGGACAGATAGCTAAGCTGCTGATACTGTACATGCAGGACTGTCTTCACACCGATTTGAGAAAGGTTCCCAGAAGTCAATTTATTTACAAAGAATCAAAAGTGCTGACAAATCATGTTCTGACCCAAAAAATAAGAACATTGATGCAAGCATGTCATCCCCAGTAATGACCAAGCCTAGTGCTCCTAATAGGGAGTTCACTTCAAGAACGATATCCCACCAGAAAGCTGAAATGTCTGCAAGTACCATAAGACCTGAAAGATCAGTTTTGCATAGTTTGTCAAATACAAGTGATGGTGATACTGAGATTGCAATTACCCCATCCAGATCAACTTCCCCTACCCTAAGGACACCTGAAAAATCTATTCGTAAGGTGAATACTAGTTTGTCTTCACCATCGCTCGATGGAGTAAAACGAAGTGAGAGGATTGCAGCGAGATACCAATCAAAGGTAGTTTTTCTCTACCACTGTTGTCTTCTCTTGCTTCAACTGTTGGCAACATTAGGTAAACCATGGCGCACACTTGCACACTAATCTATCTTTCTGTGACTAACATGTACAACTTGTGAGAGTGCCTGGCCTTCAGTAGCTTTGGGAcccagaaaaaaagaaacaataCTCTATATACAGCTTTGCTTAGTCAAAATAAAAGGCAACAAATAATAAGGGCTAATTTTCTTCTACAATCATTTACTGTAAGATGGAAAATAATCAATTTTGGTTAATACGAGGTCTTGGTTGTGCTCTTAGTTTTATCTCCTCCTATGTAACAAACTAATAATATTTTTGAGATACCCTATGCTAGCAGACCAATTGGCTGAAGATGCCAACTTGTTCAGAGAATTAGATGTTGACCACAGCAAACAATTCGCTGATAAAACTATGGAAGCACTAAGCAGGTTTAGTAAAATATATTGTATATTAAAGTCAGGACTTGCTGGAATAGAAAATTTAGTCCCTACTAATTTCAATAATGCATTGCCCGTTAACTAAGcatctgtaaccggaaggtcccgggttcgagccccagcctctgcacatttgtgtgggtaaggcttggggcttaaaaacaacccttccccagaccccgcacagtgcgggaagcctacggcactgggtacgccctttttatTAATACCGCATACTTGGTTTGAAAGTTTTTTGTTGTTCATGGTAGTACCAGCATATTGTGCAAATTGCATTGATCTATTCTTAATTACGAAATCAATCATTTTTTCATACATTCTGGTGTCTGCATGCCAGGAAGCAAATGTAACAACTAATGGAGCCAGGCAATCTAGTGTTGACACTGAAGCTATTATCAATCAGCTGAAGGAAGAAAATTCATCGTTGAAGGAGAGGTAGATGTTAGAAGTGTTTTATCCACTTTTATTCACTGCAAATCTAGTCAAACCCTCCCTTGACTTGGTTAAGACTTCTCATGTCTTATTAAACATAACTTTGACTactatttagaattttatattaatATCATAATATGTATTAACATAATTGTGCTTCTATAGACAAATCTCATAATATAGTTCTTGACATCCCATCTATATAGATGTATACATATTAGTGGCTTTGAAAGTTGGATGGCATGGGTTCAAGGACGAcacatgaaataaaaaaaaaagaatgggagtTATGTTTTCTGCCTAAACTACCCTATGCTGCTTGATAGTTTTATTTATGTCCTGTGTTAAAATCGTTATGACCGGTGACCATTGAAACTATCATGACCATCTAAATTTCTCAAAAAATCCCTAAATTCAACCCTAATATTGCTCAAAACGGAaccaaaaattgccaaaaatttcGTTTTTCCTCTGTAAGTTTTTGTGTGAACTGATCAGTGGATTGTACTCAATATGTTAAATCAACCTTTGTCGGTTTTGGTTTCCGGTAAGTTGTTTAGTATAGGGTATGCTATGCCAGGATAGTGGATAGGAGCTGGGTGAACAGGGCGAGCTTGCTCGGTGGTGTTTTTGTTTGGACTGAACTTGTATGGACCCTTTGTCCTGTTGCAGGCATGTGGACTGGGGCTTTGTCCCTGGGGTTATAAAAGCAGACCGAATTAACACAAAAGTATTAATAAATAATTGCAACCCGACCTGCCACAGACTTGAGGGGTATTGAAACTAATGCTTCATGGTACATAAAATAGGAGTTATTTACGATTGGTAGATGAAGGAGAGGAAATGATAGTGAACTGTAAAACATTCTAACTGTATTGTGATAGGCCCCAGAGGGGCAAATATATTACATGAGAGAAGACTCTAGAGACCATATTGGAGTACCTAAACTACCCTTGACCCATATATCATATTACACTTCTATGCTTAGCATTTAACAAGAACATGAACACAACATGTCCTTTTAATTCTGTTCCTTTGTAGAATCTTGATGGTGCAGGAATCATTGTCAAGGGAACTGCAGATCGAGCGGGATAAGAATAAGTGTCTTATCGAGAGGGTAAGAAGCTTTAAGATTCGCTAGTTCAAATTCATGATAGTAAACCTGGTCTCTTTCTCTTGTATCCTACGTGCATTACCAGTTGTCTTTGAACAAATATTAATGTGTTGCATTAACATGTTGATGATATATTCATTTAAACAAATATTGAAGGTACTGTAAGATAAAAAAACTGCAGGTGTAAGTTTTGGTACCTAGCAACAGATAATATTGTAAATGTTTATCAGACATAATTCAGTGTAATTTGTCGGCCCCCTCTATAATTTCTTTACACCATCCCTGATTGGCTTATTCTACCAGCTTGTCTGTAGCAAGTTTCCGGTGTTGCATCTTGTTTAACGATTGCATATCGCTATGGAGTATGAAGATAGTATTTTGGGGTGGGCTTGAAAACCACCTAGAACTCTTTAGTAACGTGAGGAAGTTCCATGTTCTGTTTCCAGCTCGAGGATCTGGAGAGACAACTTGATACTGCAACGAAGGAGCAAGAAGCAACGATAGAACTCTTTGCAGAAGAAAGAAACTGCCGCAACCGAGAGGAGGAGAACCTAAAGAAGAAGCTCAGGGTTAGTCATCGGAACTGTGCATTAAATGGCGGCATAAAAACTAAGCGACTCTGCATCTCGCCTATAAGCCACTCTTGATCTGTATGGTCTGTTGCAGGATGCCTATTCCACCATTCAAGACCTGACGGAGAAGCTCAATGCTGCTCGGAACTGCCACAAGAGATGAAGGAGCAGTGGAAGTAACTCGGCAGCAGTAGCGCGCGTGCCATCTCTTCTGTGAAGCATGGTAGCAAAAATAATGTCGAAATGGTTGTAGCCAAAATAATGCCGAAATGGTTGTAGCCGGAGCAGCTGTTAGCAGCAGCAGAATGTCATGTATATGTTTTACACCCTGTTGCTAAATGTGCATGTATATATGATGTATGTGTAGACGTGTAGTATGTACCAGTGTACTACGAGAGCTGAAGTGCTACTAGCTAGGTACGAAGGAATGGGTTCATGCCTTCATGGTAGAGTTCACCCGGCGCGTGTGGTTGTTGAGTTGACTATAGCCactccctggccgcccggctcaTGTACTGCTGTACATCTCCGCAGGTGCTATCCACTTTGTTGTGATGTATGCTGTTCTGCGTGCCGTGCTGACTGCTGTCCCTGTACTAAAATTGCGCCATAGGCCCACAGCACTAGAGGGGTGGTGATAAATTGATCGTGTCTGCATTGTCTCTTGTCTGTACAAAGGTGAGGGACAGGTTCAAAACGCACCTTGTTTTATGAAAAAATTGGAAGGGAAAAAACAGCATTTTGAAGCCAAGGTTGCCAAAATACCGTTATGCTACGTCAATTCGACTTGTGGAGCTAGACCTAATGTAAGCTTGCTCAATTTGactttatcttttttttatatacAATCGGTAGCTTTTCTACCTAGttcgtttaaaaaaaaagtCCTAGTGTCACCTCTAAATTTCATGTTGGGGAGAAGTTGGGTATGCCACCTGCAATCACATTGACAACGAAAATAAAATTGGCtcttatttttttccaaaacataaaacaaaaatcaaacaatCATGCACCAAATGTGCACTCATCTTAATAATCTCTATCAGTACACGCATGCACGTCCTGTCCATATGAACACAGACGAAATATTGGTACGACTGACCTTGTGTTTGTATACATCGTCTTATGTAGTACCTGTTGGCGCTGATTCGGGGCCAACACACGAGAGCACTTGCACGTGCAGCACGTAGCGACACTCCTTGCATCGCCGCAACACCAACAAgtcagaccggtttcgccgAGGCAGCCCGACGAGGATTCAACGAGCGCctgcccgggagggaccccattaGGGCAggctaggctcggcaggccagatagggcgtcctcaaacgtcatggagacgaaggaagaacaacatgtctagattggaaaagctagggtaaaATTAAAAGGTAAAGACAATGAAAAATAAATGtatttgatagattcgattgtgTTGTGATCCCTCAATCGGCCAttgccctttatatttataggatcAGCCGTAgccttttatatttataggataGGAAGATTTtgccccgcaagaaatccttttactgatctaaatctataaaaattcttaattgtactcggactcttgTTAGACTGGTCGAGcctagcggtcagaccggttggccctAGCTGGACCAGCTACAGAActcagaccggttagaccgcctGTGGGTACTGGTCAGACCGGCCGCTGtcaattttggttgtcaacatatgcccccctatttTTTTGGCAAAGATTGCATGCCAAAAAATAATTTTCTGAACCAAAATTGTTTAAGGGCGATAACTAACAATACATCGGCATTTTTTGTACTAAGGACGATAAAATTTTATCCGCCATGACTTGTTTTTAACTCAAGCTGATAATAAAACAACTTGCTTCGGTCGCCATACTTTCTTCATGGTTATTGATTTTATTGGCTCGACCTCTGCTTGTCGCTCCATGCGCATGCGTTGTAGCCTTCTCTTCTGAGTGTGAgataagcctgagggacaccacctcggctgtaaataatTTGAGTTATGCTTCATGTTCTTCTCACTCATCTTGCTGCAATCAAGATCCCTTTTGATCAAATTGTtactagcaacaatcggtctatGTGAGTCATAACATGGATGTATAGAAGGATATTGAAtgtaatatgattgcatatgcattcTATAATAATCCAAATATGCATAATAGCAAGGATACAACCAAAACCAGGGAACAACCGGCTCACTAAATGAATATGGCACAGAAGCACCATTACCTTGATGTACATGAGAGTTCGATTATTCTTGACGTCCTGATGATGGCTTTGCATCCTTGACTTTGTTCAGCTGTCCCACTTGCTTCTGGGCGGCTCCTTTCTTCTCATACTTGGCCAAGAGCTCTTTGaagctcatcttcttcttggTCTTGGAAGAATTTCCAAACTTGCAGGATACACCAGTCAGATCGGTATGAACACCAGTTAGACCGATCAGAGCACCAGTCAGACCGACCTGAGAACCAGTTAGACCGGTTAGTGTGTTGTCGgtcttctttttcttatcttgcccccccacccccaaccGAACTTGATTGTTGTTCAACCATATCATTTGAAACATGTTCAAGATCAGGGGCAATTTGATCAGTAGAACTAGCCGATGTTTCTTCAATGATCGGCTATTCTTTGTCTagtgtcaaatctgaatttttattcAAATGTCCGTCTTTATGATAGACATGTTTGATCACTTTACGCTTATTTTTCTGTATAGACTGATTCCTATGATCAAAACGGTAATTATTTGTAAGCGATGACTAATTAATTGTCGGCTCCCTATAAGTAATGTAATTTGGGCACAAATATGTAGGAAGAGGCCGCGTATATGAATTATGAAACCATGATGGGCAAGAATAAGGCATACTGAAATAAGAACCCCATGGTATATTCATATGTGATCTATATGATGAAAACGGCGTTGATGTAGGAAAACTATTCCATTGccgattttgatgatgaatttgatgttttggaattttCTTGAAATTTCTAGCCTGACTAGCATGTTTCACATCCTTTTGTTTGAAGATTTAGCCGAAAGTTTCTTATTTggcttcaaatttttttttcatgcttATGATGGCTTTTGGCTTCAACAgttttccaaacaccaatctcAGGTTTTTTGGGCTCAACCATCTTAAGTtttgatttaattctggaaaccCTAGGAGAGGCAGTTAGACCGGTttgcaaaccggtcagaccggttgaggcaCAATCAGTACCGTTGCTTTTGTTTTGTTGCCCCTCGGGCGTCAAAGTACTGGATATAGTCTCTGTGCTCTTTCTAGGGGATTTTGGGTCAACAAATTCGGCTTGAGATAGCTGAATTGCATCTTGACCAACAACATCAGGCAAACTTTTGCAAGGATTATTAGCCGGCTTTTCAATAGACGACTCTTGAATTTCTTGATCAATCAAATATTGGACAAGATTAGATAAAGCATCGGATAAAGTACCTGAGGATTGCATCTCCATCAATATGTCGATGGTGGATGGTAGTTCCCACTCCTTTATCTTAACAACATCTTGCGCTGTTGTATATGGCAAAAGTAGACTTCTGACTACTCTGTTATATTCTCGCCTATACTCTTCAAGTAGCTTATCATGTGATGTCATATTGCTAGAGTTTTACAAATCGACCATGATAGTTTGATTCTCGTTCCCAACAGAGTCATCAAGATAAGTTGGCGCCGATTCGGGGCAACACACGAGAGCCCTTGCACGTGCAGCACGCAACGACGCTCCTTGCAGCGCCGTAGCaccaactggtcagaccggtctcgtcGAGGCATCCCGACGAGGATCCAATGAGCGCCCACCCGGGAGGGActccgtcggggcaggcgcaccttgggttgccctaggctcagCAGGCCAGATAGGGTGTCATCAAAGGTcatggagacgaaggaagaacatcaTGTCGAGATTGTAAAAGCTAGGGtaaagataaaaagtaaagACAATGAAAGATAAATGtatttgatagattcgattgggttgtGATCCCTTGATTGgtcgtggccctttatatttatatgtTGTGATCCCTTGATTGgtcgtggccctttatatttatatggTGGGGAGGTCTTGCCCCACAGAAATCCTTTTACATGTCTAAATGTATAAAAATCTTTAATTGTACTCGAACTTTTGATAGACTGGTCATACCGGTTGAGTCTACTTGTCAGATTTGTTGGCACTAGCTGGACCGGCTAAAGAACTCAAACCGATCGGACTGCCTATGGGTAcccgtcagaccggtcgctgccaattttggttgtcaacagTACCCCCTCCATTCTAGATTATACTCCCTTCGTCCTAAATTGTTAGTCATTTTAGCGTTT
This window of the Panicum virgatum strain AP13 chromosome 1K, P.virgatum_v5, whole genome shotgun sequence genome carries:
- the LOC120701345 gene encoding uncharacterized protein LOC120701345 is translated as MPTSENEQVHGASTEAVNLLKRNSDDVGWEYGVLVDANNKDKVRCNLCNKEMRGGIYRLKQHLAHEGKNVTKCPARTQQASEAKAKCKKALEDAKRKREEKTVRELELRAEVDVSSVGESEEVTCVGSSQPHKLGPIDKWTRAIDPTASKTESLKQQQLNKELWKERSNEVYKYIARWVYNHAIPFNACDNDDFKQMCEAIGQFGPGFQPPSDDLLREKLLEQEYARTKSLMQERQAEKLKNGCSVMTDAWSDRKRSIMNLCTNCAEGTEFISSKEMSDVSHTSEVIFELVDKAIDDLGPENVVQVVTDNASNNMGAKKLLLEKRPQIFWTSCAAHTINLMLQGIGNMPRFKKVIDQAKAFTIFVYGHTRTLNCLRYFTEGKEVVRAGVTRFASNFLTLNSMLEKKDQLRKMVVHTRWDSLKDVKSKKGKDTTATILSPTFWKEVKLILAVFEPLFKVLRLADGDVKASMGFIYGELLKAKREIKEVFGNNETQFKDVLAVIEKKMKGRLDSPLHLTAYLLNPHYSFTNPSIFDEPKMNEAFIACVEQFYYHDEDKQDQAANIELKKFQNREGAFSKKLARTFENFDYNPASWWRLYGSHTPALQKMATRILSLTSSASGCERNWSGFEGIHTKKRNRLTTARLEKLVYIQFNNRLLSKREKIKIKKTTDVLLSSDTTEVQGFLQEGGDDCALVVFRDEEDEDEMEGTGIPWVVIGEAVGAEEQLERRRSGRVREARELYEGEEFSSEEEEYESDEDEDE